Genomic window (Jeotgalibaca ciconiae):
AAAAAATAAGATTGCTGGAGCAGTAATAAGGACAACTGTCACTCGCGAAATAATCCCGATAAAAGAGGTTAATCCACTTGAAACATTTGAAAAAGTATTTTTAATTAATTCTGAAAAGGATACGTTCCACTCGGCAAAGGCATTTTGTATGGTTTGGTCATCCAGTCCAAAGCGATCCATTAAGCTTATGGTTGTATTTTGAAGATTTGTGAGAAATTCTGGAAAACCTAGAACGAGCTGGTTAATTTGACTAACTAAAATGGGTATATACTTAGTTAAAACAATAACAGCCAGAAAAATAACAAAACCAAATAAAGCTAGAATGGCATACATTCGTTTAACGCGAATTTTTTCTAATATTTCTACTAAAGGATTCATCAAATAATAAAGAAACCCAGCAATGATTAAGGGAGTAAATAAAACTGAGAAAAAGGCACCAATCGGATAGAAAACAAAACTGATTTTTGTTCCTGTCCATACAAGCAAAAAGATCGCTAATAGTTCTATCGTCCAGAAAAAGAGTTTTGATTCTTTAAAACGGTTCATAAATATGCTCCTTCTACTATCATTTTTAAATAATCGGTCGAAACATCCTTCTATTCATTTTAAAGAAAGTTCCCCTAGAAAACAAACCGTTCTCCTGCATAAAAAGCGAAAATGCGGTAAAATAAGAATAACTTAAAGAGTAGGAGTGAGTAAATTTGCAGAAAACAGTAAAATTGTCAAATCGCATAGAAATTCCTGTGTTAGGATATGGTACTTGGCGAAATACAGATCCAAGTGAGTGTGTAGAAGGTGTGAAGAATGCTTTATTAATGGGTTATCGTCATATCGACACGGCTCAAATGTATGGCAATGAAGAGTTAGTAGGAGAAGGAATGCGTTTAAGTGGAGTTCCTCGCGAAGAAATCTTCCTAACAAGCAAATTAAACAATTCAAACCACGGGTATGAAAATACTGTTCGAACGATCGATGAGTCCTTAGAAAAGCTAGGTACAGATTATTTAGATCTATTCTTGATTCACTGGCCAGTAGTAGATGGTCATGAAGAAGATTGGCGCGAAGATAACATTGAAACATGGCGCGCATTGGAAGAAGCTTATGAAGCAGGTAAATTAAAAGCAATTGGTCTCAGTAACTTCAAAGTAGAACACTTAGAAAACCTATTGCCAAACTGCCGCATCAAACCAATGGTCAATCAACTTCGCTTACATCCAGGTTTGCTCCAAGCAGAAACAGTAGCGATGAGCCGTGAAGCAGGAATGGCTATCCAAGCGTGGTCTCCATTGTCACCGATCCCACAAATGGCAGAAAATGAAACAATCATCCAAATGGCAGAAAAATATCAAAAATCCATCGCACAATTATTGTTACGTTATGGGATAGATAAAAACTATATTCCATTAACAAAATCCGTTCACGAAGAACGAATCAAAGAGAACTTCGAAGTCTTTGACTTCGAGCTGGACCAAGCAGATCTTGATTTCTTTGATCAATGGGAGTGGCAAGGAGATATTTTCTTGTAAGAGAAGTTCTATATAAATAAAAAATCATCATCTTTTGTGAGAGTATAAATGGGAGTGAGTAAGGCGTATGAACATAGTACTACTTATTTTTATCGTTCCACTTAGCCTACTAATGCATGAAATTGGGCATGGCATAGGAACCGTGTTGACTTCTAAAACGCACCATGCGCATATTTATTTAGGAGATACTGGAGAGAACAATAAAGAAAATTTTCGAATCGGTCGTCTTCATTTCCATGTTCAATGGGCCTTCACTGGTTGGTGCAGATGGGGAGGAGCATTAAACAAGCGACAGTCTTTTTTTATCTTGATTGGCGGTCCATTAATGACTGCATTCATTATGACTACCTGTCTATTACTTCTTAGGCTAGAAATAGACGGGTGGGGACGAACTCTTTTAGTAATCATAGCAGAGACAAACTTTCTCGTGTTATTGTTCACTCTCATTCCTAATCAGCTGCCTCGTTGGTTTGGTCCTAGATGGAGTTTCCCATCAGATGGGCTACAATTATTGCGTTTATTAATGAGTAAATAGAAAACATCATCTTTAGCTCGCTTGAGTAAAGATGATGTTTTTTACTTGTCATTCTTGTAAATGTTTAAAGATACGAAAGCCATTCATTAGAAACAAATTTATTATTATCAATGCTGCAAAAGTAAAAATAATACTGGTGCTAGTGGGAATCGAGGAAGTGCTGCGCAAAACCATATTTGATTGTTTCAGGAGTAAATGCTTCTAGCCAAATAGCTAAAGGAATCAAGCCAAAAAATAAAAAAATTGACAAAGGTAATAATGGGATAGAACCAATTAGCGAGAAGAGTAAAGATTTGGAGCATTAATAGCAGGCAGCGCTCTATATTCGTTCCATGTAGAATCATTGACTATTTCCTTTATTTTTTCTTTCTCTGCGTCAGCATTGAAACAAAAATAACTTTTAATTTCATTCCTGCCTGTTGCAGTAATATAAGCAAGCTCGTCATTGATCCATTCAATTTCAAGGTTTTCTGAAGTGACGGGCATTAACAGTTCTGTATTGATACTAGAGCTAAGTGCTGAAGAGGTCGTGTCTTCTTCAATAAGAAATCGAACGGACTCTCCTTTTCTTGAAATTTCAATATGATAGTTGTCGTGGGGAGAATCACTGGTTAATAGAACATGTTTTTCAAAAAAGAGTTCATAATTAAACTTTAGAACAGGAATACTTAAAAGAAGAAATACAGAAAGAACCATTAAAAAGAATATCCCACACCCTTGATTGGGAACATAGTCATTACGGGGGTTATTCTTCATATTAGTTATCCTCCGTTGTTGAATTATTTTGACAGAATTTATTTTAAGACGTTAATGCTCTTTTTTGATATCGTTAGTAGTTAATAAAGATTGTACTACACTATATTATAAAAAAACACCTAAATTTCTTTTAAGAGAATTTAGGTGTTTGCGATTATTTATTATTCTTTATTTTTCACGTACGGTTTTCAAAGCTTCTCCCCAACTTAACACTTGATCAAGTTGCGTGTTGAATGTTTCTTCGTGTAATGCAGCTGGAGTAAATTCACTCATATCTTTGAAGTCAGTAAAGAGTGACATAACTACGTGCGTACGTACAGAAGCTACTTGTAGTTCCGCAAGAACCACACGTAGTGCTTCTGCAGCGCGAACCCCACCGGAAGATCCGTAACTGACAATACCTGCAGGCTTATTATTATATTCTACATATAAATAATCGATGGCATTTTTCATTGCGGAGGTTATGCCGTGATTGTATTCCGGCGTAACAAATACAAATCCATCTAATGAAGCAATTTTTTCGGACCACGGTTTTGCTTCGGGTGTGACATAATCGGAACTGTAAGCTGCGGAGATTGGCTCATTGTATAGAGGTAGGTTGTAATCTGCGATATCTACTACCTCATATTCTGCATCCCCACGCTTATCAGCCCATTCTTTCAACTTGTTTGCGACTTTTATGCTATTACGATTCGGACGAGTACTACCTGTGATAATTCCTATTTTCAACATCTGTATTCCTCCTAATATTTAGTTAGTAAAAGCTTGTCTTACAAACTAAGGATAACGCAAGCTTAGTAGAAACTCAAATATTTTATTTCGAAATAGAGGTAAAATCATTCTTTAGACGGATTAAAATGGCCGTTGTATTCTTTATAATGGAACAGTAGAGAAATAGCGAAGGCAGTAATTCGATTTTAGGAGGAATAACGATATGAAAACAAGAAAAAAGACAACAGTAGCTCCTATGTCAAAAGTAAAGAACTTAGTGTCTGCAACGATGAATGGAAAAATAGATAAGAAAAAAAGATGGATGATAGCGGGGATTTTACTTTATATTATTAGCCCAATTGACATCATTCCGGATTTTCTGCCGATTTCCGGCTATGCGGATGACATTGTCTTGCCGATTCTTTTAATTGTAGCAGAGAATTTGATCAGCAGTCATGCTGAGACAAAAAAAGATAGTGATCGCAAAGATGTCACTCCTCAAAACCAATAATATTTTAGGGGCCGGGAAAAAACTCCCGGCCCCTCTAGTATTAACGAATAATAGTGGCGTAAACGTGCTCAAAAAGGCAGATCCGCGCATTATTCGTTCCAGTGATTCGGATCTAAACGCCTTTTTTCCCACTCTCTTTTACGTTATACTTTGTTTAAAAGATGAAAAGATGAGGCGAATTCAATGATTACATTAGAAAATGAAGAATTGAAAGTAACGATTGCTGAAAAAGGGGCAGAACTGCAAAGTATTTTTCATAAAAAAGATCAATTTGATTATTTGTGGCAAGGTGCTGAAGGGTATTGGTCAAAGCATGCACCAAATTTGTTTCCAATTGTTGGCCGTTTGAATGATAACAAGCATATAAAGGATGGAAAGATTTATGAAATGAACCAGCATGGTTTTGCTAGAGATTTGGAATTTAAAGTAGGGGAGGTAACGCCAGATACAGTTGAATTAGTCTTGCAGGCAAATGAAGAGACCTTAAATCGCTACCCTTATGAATTTACTTTGAAGATTCACTATCGTTTAGACAAAAATCAGCTAGCGGTTACTTATTGTGTGGAGAATCATTCTGACGAAACAATGCCTTATTCGTTAGGAGGACATCCCGCATTCAATTTACCGATTAATGGGGAAGGGAAGTTCGAGGATTATAAACTTCATTTCAATGCCGGGGCTGGACTCGAAAGCTTAGAGTATTTTGAAATGGAACCGTTGCCGTATATGAGCGGTCGAAAACTGCCATTAACGGCTTTGAAAAATGGAGAAATTTCTATTGACCGTGAACTATTTGGGGCAGGCTTGGTAATGGATATGGAAATGAAAGGAAGGATAGCAACTTTATATTCAAGTCAGTCTTCGCATAGTATTACTTTGAGTTTAGGCGATTTTCCGTATTTGTGTTTGTGGACGGAAGAAGGGATGGAAGCACCGTTTCTTTGTGTAGAGCCGTTTCACGGTATGGCTGATGAATATGGTGAAGTAGGTGAACTGGCAGACAAAAGGGGAATCAATCTGTTAGAAGCGGGCCAGAGAG
Coding sequences:
- a CDS encoding NADPH-dependent FMN reductase, with translation MLKIGIITGSTRPNRNSIKVANKLKEWADKRGDAEYEVVDIADYNLPLYNEPISAAYSSDYVTPEAKPWSEKIASLDGFVFVTPEYNHGITSAMKNAIDYLYVEYNNKPAGIVSYGSSGGVRAAEALRVVLAELQVASVRTHVVMSLFTDFKDMSEFTPAALHEETFNTQLDQVLSWGEALKTVREK
- a CDS encoding aldose 1-epimerase family protein translates to MITLENEELKVTIAEKGAELQSIFHKKDQFDYLWQGAEGYWSKHAPNLFPIVGRLNDNKHIKDGKIYEMNQHGFARDLEFKVGEVTPDTVELVLQANEETLNRYPYEFTLKIHYRLDKNQLAVTYCVENHSDETMPYSLGGHPAFNLPINGEGKFEDYKLHFNAGAGLESLEYFEMEPLPYMSGRKLPLTALKNGEISIDRELFGAGLVMDMEMKGRIATLYSSQSSHSITLSLGDFPYLCLWTEEGMEAPFLCVEPFHGMADEYGEVGELADKRGINLLEAGQRDGHQYVMIFDNEWEVSICYLDNFIEVYPASERELVKMKEQLLDESRVDFYVGTQHFVKKELKGVGCEGWGIQFD
- a CDS encoding DUF1232 domain-containing protein; the encoded protein is MKTRKKTTVAPMSKVKNLVSATMNGKIDKKKRWMIAGILLYIISPIDIIPDFLPISGYADDIVLPILLIVAENLISSHAETKKDSDRKDVTPQNQ
- a CDS encoding AI-2E family transporter; amino-acid sequence: MNRFKESKLFFWTIELLAIFLLVWTGTKISFVFYPIGAFFSVLFTPLIIAGFLYYLMNPLVEILEKIRVKRMYAILALFGFVIFLAVIVLTKYIPILVSQINQLVLGFPEFLTNLQNTTISLMDRFGLDDQTIQNAFAEWNVSFSELIKNTFSNVSSGLTSFIGIISRVTVVLITAPAILFFMLKEGDQFSQAVVKFFPENFRKEALDLFVKLNRTLSSYITGQALVCLYVGIFTTIGYFIIGMPYALLLGTIAGVMDIIPYLGPWIGIAPAFFIAFSISPLQALLVVGVVLIVQLGESYFVSPFVLGKHLKVHPLTIILILLVAGNIAGLMGMILAIPVYAISKEILINVYSIYQDHKKVNKA
- a CDS encoding aldo/keto reductase, which encodes MQKTVKLSNRIEIPVLGYGTWRNTDPSECVEGVKNALLMGYRHIDTAQMYGNEELVGEGMRLSGVPREEIFLTSKLNNSNHGYENTVRTIDESLEKLGTDYLDLFLIHWPVVDGHEEDWREDNIETWRALEEAYEAGKLKAIGLSNFKVEHLENLLPNCRIKPMVNQLRLHPGLLQAETVAMSREAGMAIQAWSPLSPIPQMAENETIIQMAEKYQKSIAQLLLRYGIDKNYIPLTKSVHEERIKENFEVFDFELDQADLDFFDQWEWQGDIFL